A genome region from Mesorhizobium sp. B2-1-8 includes the following:
- a CDS encoding DUF2231 domain-containing protein produces the protein MVNSRSMPVVARRPIYRAPMAIANACFIGTLLTDLAYWRTAEMMWADFSAWLLLAGLVMGALAVIAALVDLFTGRMFPVRWAYLFGSLVVLVLSLFNALVHSRDAWTSVVPTGLILSAAAVIVMLLVWLLRWSTGRAPVEAVE, from the coding sequence ATGGTCAATTCGCGATCAATGCCGGTGGTCGCCAGGCGTCCGATCTATCGGGCGCCAATGGCGATCGCAAATGCCTGTTTCATCGGCACGCTCCTGACTGACCTCGCTTATTGGCGGACCGCGGAGATGATGTGGGCCGATTTTTCCGCATGGCTATTGTTGGCCGGTCTGGTGATGGGTGCGCTTGCGGTGATTGCGGCACTTGTTGATCTCTTCACCGGTCGGATGTTCCCAGTACGCTGGGCCTATCTGTTCGGCAGCCTGGTGGTGCTTGTGCTGTCGCTCTTCAACGCGCTGGTGCACAGTCGTGACGCCTGGACGTCGGTCGTGCCGACAGGGCTCATCCTCTCCGCGGCGGCAGTGATCGTCATGCTTCTCGTGTGGCTGCTGCGGTGGAGCACCGGCCGCGCTCCCGTGGAGGCGGTCGAATGA
- a CDS encoding ABC transporter permease — protein MAQRRTAWTRLTTPFANIPASTATTLALAMWVVVIGGWALLSYGRVVPNMFLPTPGTVLQTTYRMSLDGSLFYHTLTSAKVVILGFIVSSLISVPLGLWMGTYRVVQAPLEPLVNFIRYLPVTSFVPLFILWIGIGIEQRIAVIFFGTFFQQLVMISDCARSVSRDLVNASYTLGTKRSEAVWHIIFPAALPAILDTLRVTMGWAWTYLVVAELVAASSGLGYISLKAMRGFQVDVIFMAIAAIGLLGLITDTAFRIIRARVAPWAS, from the coding sequence ATGGCACAGAGGCGGACGGCGTGGACGCGCCTGACGACCCCATTCGCCAACATTCCCGCCAGCACGGCAACAACACTCGCGCTGGCGATGTGGGTGGTCGTGATCGGCGGCTGGGCTCTTCTGTCCTACGGCCGCGTCGTGCCGAACATGTTCCTGCCGACGCCCGGAACCGTGCTGCAGACGACCTATCGCATGTCTCTGGACGGCAGCCTCTTCTATCACACTTTGACCAGCGCCAAGGTGGTGATCCTGGGCTTCATCGTCTCCTCGCTGATCTCGGTACCCCTGGGGCTGTGGATGGGAACCTACCGGGTGGTGCAGGCGCCCCTGGAACCCTTGGTCAACTTCATCCGCTACCTGCCCGTGACCTCCTTCGTGCCCCTGTTCATCCTTTGGATCGGCATTGGTATCGAACAGCGCATAGCGGTCATCTTCTTCGGCACCTTCTTCCAGCAACTGGTGATGATTTCCGACTGCGCGCGCAGCGTATCCAGGGATTTGGTCAACGCCTCCTACACTCTGGGCACCAAGCGCAGCGAAGCCGTGTGGCACATCATTTTCCCGGCCGCGCTTCCAGCGATCCTCGACACGCTTCGTGTCACCATGGGCTGGGCCTGGACCTATCTGGTCGTGGCCGAGCTCGTCGCCGCGTCGAGCGGCCTCGGCTATATCAGCCTGAAGGCGATGCGAGGCTTCCAGGTCGACGTGATCTTCATGGCGATCGCCGCGATCGGGCTTCTGGGGCTCATCACAGACACGGCGTTCCGCATTATCCGGGCGAGGGTCGCGCCATGGGCATCCTGA
- a CDS encoding DUF6894 family protein, with amino-acid sequence MPDDDGQPFESREQARAEAIRILQDIARDEMPDRDLVKITVKVRNEAGAQVFEASLVLTAGWSA; translated from the coding sequence GTGCCGGACGACGATGGCCAGCCGTTCGAATCGCGAGAACAGGCGAGGGCGGAAGCCATTCGCATCTTGCAGGATATCGCTCGTGACGAAATGCCGGATCGCGATCTGGTCAAGATCACCGTCAAGGTTCGCAATGAGGCGGGCGCCCAGGTGTTCGAGGCATCGCTTGTCCTGACCGCCGGGTGGAGCGCGTGA
- a CDS encoding HD domain-containing protein, which translates to MSIFYRAAKIAEQAHASQHDKTGGPYIDHCRRVVDAVETMDQKVVAYLHDVLEKSDGWNRTRLEEAGFGPTIAAAVDAMTRREGEDYFAFVRRAASNPLALPVKRADLTDNIWQSRQIGASTARYEEALRILDDEFTK; encoded by the coding sequence ATGAGTATTTTCTATCGGGCGGCCAAGATTGCGGAGCAGGCCCATGCATCGCAGCACGACAAGACAGGAGGCCCCTATATCGATCATTGCCGTCGAGTGGTCGACGCCGTCGAGACGATGGACCAGAAAGTCGTCGCCTATCTGCACGACGTCCTGGAAAAAAGCGACGGCTGGAACCGGACCAGACTCGAAGAGGCAGGCTTCGGACCGACGATCGCCGCAGCGGTCGATGCCATGACACGCAGAGAAGGCGAGGACTATTTCGCATTCGTACGCCGGGCTGCATCGAACCCATTGGCGCTGCCGGTAAAACGGGCGGATCTGACCGACAATATCTGGCAATCACGGCAGATCGGAGCATCCACGGCCAGATATGAAGAGGCGCTGCGCATTCTTGACGACGAGTTCACCAAGTGA
- a CDS encoding PQQ-dependent sugar dehydrogenase, which yields MRVSNRHIRHAMGLGLLCGSLLALPACSDDDPDPSGQVGPNPTLPEPTQYLVPPMHVASIIGWKQDDKPTVAKGLQIQAFAKGLKHPRSLYTLPNGDILVVESVAPPAAAIKRPKDLIMGWIESMATSGGGTEGSNRITLLRDTNGDGVPDVQGVFLDHLNSPFGVALVGNDLYVANTDAIVRYPYKPGDTKITAPGTVLTPLPGGPIDHHWTKSLVASPDGSLLYVGVGSNSNITENGIQAEKDRAAIWEVDRATGRSRIFASGLRNPNGLSWEPQSGALWAVINERDELGPNLVPDYMTSVKDGAFYGWPYSYYGQHVDPRVMPQRPDLVAKAIPPDYALSSHVAPLGLAFYTGTNLPESYRNGAFVGEHGSWNRKRFNGYKVVFIPFNGGHPDGKPQNVVTGFLDNDNKAHGRPVGVAVDKLGALLIADDVGNTVWRVTAAAR from the coding sequence ATGCGGGTTTCCAACAGACACATCCGGCATGCCATGGGGTTGGGCCTGCTGTGCGGATCGCTTCTGGCATTGCCTGCCTGCAGCGACGACGACCCAGACCCAAGCGGCCAGGTCGGGCCGAACCCGACACTGCCCGAACCGACGCAATATCTGGTTCCGCCAATGCATGTCGCTTCGATCATTGGCTGGAAACAGGATGACAAACCCACGGTTGCGAAGGGGTTGCAGATCCAGGCATTCGCCAAGGGATTGAAGCATCCGCGCTCGCTCTACACCTTGCCGAATGGCGACATTCTCGTGGTCGAGTCCGTGGCACCGCCCGCCGCCGCGATCAAGCGTCCGAAGGACTTGATCATGGGCTGGATCGAGTCCATGGCGACGTCGGGCGGCGGCACCGAAGGAAGCAACCGCATAACCTTGCTGCGCGATACGAACGGCGATGGTGTGCCCGATGTCCAGGGCGTCTTCCTCGACCATCTCAATTCGCCCTTCGGTGTGGCTCTGGTCGGCAACGACCTCTATGTCGCCAACACGGACGCCATCGTGCGCTATCCCTACAAGCCAGGCGATACCAAGATCACCGCGCCGGGCACCGTGCTGACGCCGCTGCCCGGCGGCCCGATCGATCACCACTGGACCAAATCTCTCGTCGCCAGCCCGGACGGATCGCTGCTTTATGTCGGCGTCGGCTCCAACAGCAACATCACCGAGAACGGCATCCAGGCGGAAAAGGACCGCGCCGCCATCTGGGAGGTCGACAGGGCGACGGGCCGTTCGCGCATTTTCGCAAGCGGGCTGCGCAATCCGAACGGTTTGAGTTGGGAGCCGCAGAGCGGAGCCCTTTGGGCCGTCATCAACGAGCGCGACGAACTCGGCCCCAATCTGGTTCCCGACTACATGACTTCGGTCAAGGACGGCGCGTTTTATGGCTGGCCCTACAGCTACTATGGCCAGCATGTCGATCCGCGGGTGATGCCGCAGCGGCCCGACCTGGTCGCCAAGGCGATCCCCCCGGACTATGCACTGAGCTCCCATGTCGCGCCCTTGGGCCTGGCATTTTACACCGGTACCAATCTGCCCGAATCCTATCGCAATGGCGCGTTTGTCGGCGAACATGGCAGCTGGAACCGCAAGCGCTTCAACGGCTACAAGGTCGTTTTCATACCATTCAATGGAGGTCATCCCGACGGCAAGCCTCAGAACGTTGTCACCGGTTTCCTTGACAATGACAACAAGGCGCATGGCCGGCCCGTGGGCGTTGCCGTCGACAAGTTGGGTGCTTTGTTGATTGCGGACGATGTCGGAAACACGGTCTGGCGCGTGACTGCGGCAGCTCGGTAG
- a CDS encoding ABC transporter substrate-binding protein yields MKTFRNRLMSAVGAGLLGLGLAAPANAGAIRLGMTTWVGYGPLFLARDLGYFKEAGVDVDLKVIEESALYMAAVAGGDLDGAASTVDELMKYRSDDLCFKYVLALDDSHGGDGVVTQPDVKSLKDLKGQQVALNEGSVSEFWFNVLLKKEGMTEDDVTITNMTADDAATAFIAGQVPAAVTWEPHLTEVRKGGKGKVLIDSTTTPGLIVDVIALKCDLIEKHPEDVKALVKGYYKAVEFIKTNPEKAYEIMAKGIGGYLEKPEDFAAGAKGVRYYDRDRNLEFFGTPQKSEASELVNFAQDIWGKAGKLKMTIDAKTILDTDFIKEQ; encoded by the coding sequence ATGAAGACTTTCCGAAATCGCCTGATGAGCGCGGTCGGCGCAGGCTTGCTGGGCTTGGGGCTTGCCGCTCCTGCCAACGCGGGCGCCATTCGCCTTGGCATGACGACCTGGGTGGGCTACGGCCCGTTGTTTCTTGCCCGCGACCTTGGTTACTTCAAGGAAGCCGGCGTCGATGTCGACCTGAAGGTCATAGAAGAATCAGCGCTTTACATGGCGGCGGTCGCCGGTGGCGATCTCGATGGCGCCGCCTCCACCGTCGACGAGCTGATGAAATACCGCTCGGACGATCTCTGTTTCAAATATGTCCTGGCGCTCGACGACAGCCACGGCGGTGATGGCGTCGTCACACAACCCGACGTCAAGTCGCTCAAGGATCTGAAGGGCCAGCAGGTGGCCTTGAACGAGGGCTCCGTTTCCGAATTCTGGTTCAATGTGCTGCTGAAAAAGGAAGGCATGACCGAGGACGACGTCACCATCACCAACATGACCGCCGATGACGCGGCGACAGCCTTCATCGCCGGCCAGGTTCCCGCCGCCGTGACCTGGGAGCCGCACCTCACCGAAGTCCGCAAGGGCGGCAAGGGAAAGGTGCTGATCGATTCCACGACCACCCCTGGCCTGATCGTGGATGTGATCGCCCTCAAATGCGATCTCATCGAAAAGCATCCCGAGGACGTAAAGGCCCTCGTCAAGGGCTATTACAAGGCGGTCGAATTCATCAAGACCAATCCGGAAAAGGCCTATGAGATCATGGCCAAGGGCATTGGCGGCTATCTCGAAAAGCCAGAGGATTTCGCGGCCGGCGCCAAAGGCGTGCGCTATTACGACCGCGATCGTAACCTGGAGTTCTTCGGCACGCCGCAGAAGAGCGAGGCGTCCGAGCTGGTGAACTTCGCGCAGGACATCTGGGGCAAGGCCGGCAAGCTCAAGATGACGATCGACGCGAAAACCATCCTCGACACCGATTTCATCAAGGAGCAGTGA
- a CDS encoding Crp/Fnr family transcriptional regulator, whose protein sequence is MLESLYLQLGQHDTLADEEKALLAETVSFGREFEKGQDLVGVGSRPSYSTMLLDGLAARYKVLEDGGRQFTSLQVPGDFVDLHAFLLKTMDHGIVALAPCRVMFADHNKLKAITEQAPHLARLLWLDTLVDGAIHREWIVAMGRRSKTSHLAHLICELFVRLQAVKRTDGMSFHLPLSQAEMADVLGLSVVHMNRVIGGLKKIKVITWTNHTVTILDWEQLAGIAEFDPTYLSMNNEPR, encoded by the coding sequence ATGTTAGAGTCTCTCTACCTGCAACTCGGCCAGCACGACACTCTCGCGGACGAAGAGAAGGCCTTGTTGGCCGAAACGGTTTCTTTTGGACGGGAGTTCGAAAAGGGGCAGGACCTGGTCGGAGTGGGATCCCGGCCAAGCTATAGCACCATGCTGCTGGACGGCCTGGCGGCACGCTATAAGGTGCTCGAGGACGGCGGCCGGCAGTTCACGTCCTTGCAGGTGCCCGGCGACTTTGTAGATCTCCACGCCTTTTTGCTCAAGACCATGGATCACGGTATCGTCGCACTTGCCCCTTGCCGGGTGATGTTCGCGGATCACAACAAGCTGAAAGCCATCACCGAACAGGCTCCTCACCTGGCCCGGCTGTTGTGGCTTGACACGCTGGTCGATGGCGCCATTCATCGCGAATGGATCGTGGCAATGGGCCGCCGCTCCAAGACCTCGCATCTGGCCCATCTCATATGCGAACTGTTCGTGCGCCTGCAGGCGGTGAAACGCACCGACGGCATGAGCTTCCATCTACCGCTGTCACAGGCTGAAATGGCCGATGTACTCGGGTTGTCGGTCGTGCACATGAACCGGGTGATCGGGGGCCTGAAGAAGATCAAGGTGATTACCTGGACGAACCATACGGTCACCATTCTGGACTGGGAGCAACTTGCCGGGATTGCCGAGTTCGACCCTACCTATCTGAGCATGAACAATGAGCCGAGATAG
- a CDS encoding Crp/Fnr family transcriptional regulator: protein MDRKVLQAKSELLRRMSADDFERLRPHLKSVFLELRSPLENEGQKIEAVYFLESGIASVVAKASATAEAEVGIIGFEGMTGSALIMGDDLASFDCYVQSTSEALRMSAAPFLEALEDSPTLRPFLLRYVQYLHIQTSYTASINARHSLEVRLARWLLMCSDRTVGDRLTITHEFLSVMLGVRRPGVTVGLQTIESHGYIRARRGEITIRDRQGLMMLARDSYGPPELQYRRLVGDLGSKNPSRQDRPLN, encoded by the coding sequence GTGGATCGCAAGGTTCTGCAGGCCAAGAGCGAGTTGTTGCGCCGGATGAGCGCGGACGATTTCGAACGGCTGCGGCCGCATCTCAAGAGCGTTTTTCTGGAGTTGCGATCGCCGTTGGAGAACGAAGGCCAAAAAATCGAGGCCGTCTATTTCTTGGAGAGTGGCATCGCATCGGTCGTGGCCAAGGCTTCGGCGACGGCGGAAGCAGAGGTCGGAATAATCGGCTTCGAAGGCATGACCGGTTCGGCGCTGATCATGGGCGACGACCTGGCAAGCTTCGATTGTTACGTCCAGTCCACCAGTGAAGCGCTACGGATGAGCGCCGCGCCATTCCTCGAGGCCTTGGAAGATAGCCCTACCTTGCGGCCGTTCCTGTTGCGCTACGTCCAATATCTCCATATCCAGACGAGCTACACGGCATCGATCAACGCGCGGCACAGCCTGGAGGTCCGGCTGGCGAGATGGCTTCTGATGTGCAGCGACCGAACCGTCGGTGACAGGCTTACGATAACCCACGAATTCCTTTCCGTCATGCTGGGCGTCAGACGCCCCGGGGTTACCGTGGGGCTTCAGACAATCGAGAGTCATGGCTACATCCGAGCCCGCCGCGGCGAAATCACGATCCGGGATCGGCAAGGTCTCATGATGCTGGCACGGGACTCTTACGGCCCTCCCGAGCTGCAATACCGCCGGCTGGTCGGGGACCTCGGTTCAAAGAACCCGTCGAGGCAGGACCGTCCGCTCAACTGA